Proteins encoded by one window of Thiohalobacter sp.:
- a CDS encoding TIGR03013 family XrtA/PEP-CTERM system glycosyltransferase, translating to MATIRLFRHYIPMAYVLLGMLEALAFVLAFHAGVEIRFWNADPATVEKVLPIFPKAMVFAAALILSMGAMGLYQRHTRDGFEGLLLRTLAAFALSLLPLALIFYFAPGLYLGRGALALAYLLSLLAVALLRAIFLRVSDQSLLKRRVLVLGTGKKAAMIRGYRRASDMPGLNILGYVRMGDKDENIEREAIIELDRPLPEFVREHDIDELVVAVDDRRRRLPVQALLDCKMSGIEVVDLLSFFEREMGEVKLDILDPSWLFLSDGFQRGALRAYGKRLFDVTATLLMMPFMLPLMGLVALAVYLESGCRGPVLYYQTRVGENGKPFRIVKFRSMSVDAEKNGAQWASEGDSRITRVGHVIRKVRLDELPQLFNILKGDMSFVGPRPERPEFVEKLEKKIPYYGERHRVKPGLTGWAQISYQYGASDEDAFRKHQYDLYYVKNYSLLLDLLILVQTAEVVLMGKGAH from the coding sequence ATGGCCACCATCAGACTGTTTCGGCACTACATCCCCATGGCCTACGTCCTGCTGGGGATGCTGGAGGCGCTTGCCTTCGTCCTGGCATTTCATGCTGGCGTCGAGATCCGCTTCTGGAACGCGGACCCGGCGACCGTCGAGAAGGTTCTGCCCATCTTCCCCAAGGCCATGGTTTTCGCCGCGGCCCTGATTCTCAGCATGGGGGCGATGGGCCTCTATCAGCGACACACCCGCGACGGCTTCGAAGGCCTGCTGCTGCGGACACTGGCCGCGTTTGCGCTCAGCCTGTTGCCGCTGGCACTGATATTCTACTTTGCGCCCGGCCTGTACCTGGGCCGCGGCGCGCTGGCGCTGGCCTATCTGCTGTCTCTGCTCGCCGTGGCGTTGCTGCGGGCCATCTTTCTCCGCGTCAGCGACCAGTCCCTGCTCAAGCGCCGGGTGCTGGTGCTGGGTACCGGGAAGAAGGCGGCCATGATCCGCGGCTACCGCCGCGCCAGCGACATGCCCGGGCTCAACATCCTGGGTTACGTGCGCATGGGTGACAAGGACGAGAACATCGAGCGCGAGGCCATCATCGAGCTGGACCGGCCCCTGCCCGAATTCGTGCGCGAGCACGACATCGACGAGCTGGTCGTGGCCGTGGATGATCGCCGGCGGCGGCTGCCGGTGCAGGCGCTGCTCGACTGCAAGATGAGCGGCATCGAGGTGGTCGACCTGCTCAGCTTCTTCGAGCGCGAGATGGGCGAGGTCAAGCTGGATATTCTTGATCCTTCCTGGCTGTTTCTGTCCGACGGCTTTCAGCGCGGCGCCCTGCGGGCCTACGGCAAGCGCCTGTTCGACGTGACCGCAACCCTGTTGATGATGCCCTTCATGCTGCCACTGATGGGGCTGGTGGCGCTGGCCGTGTATCTGGAGAGCGGCTGCCGTGGCCCCGTCCTCTACTACCAGACCCGCGTGGGCGAGAATGGCAAGCCCTTCCGCATCGTCAAGTTCCGCTCCATGAGCGTGGATGCCGAGAAAAACGGTGCCCAATGGGCCAGCGAGGGCGACAGCCGCATCACGCGGGTCGGGCATGTCATCCGCAAGGTAAGGCTCGATGAGCTGCCGCAGTTGTTCAACATCCTCAAGGGCGACATGAGCTTCGTCGGACCCAGGCCCGAGCGGCCCGAATTCGTCGAGAAGCTGGAGAAGAAGATTCCCTACTACGGCGAACGGCATCGCGTGAAACCCGGTCTCACCGGCTGGGCGCAGATCAGCTACCAGTACGGGGCATCGGATGAGGACGCCTTTCGCAAGCACCAGTATGACCTCTATTATGTGAAGAACTACAGCCTGCTGCTGGACCTGCTGATCCTGGTGCAGACGGCCGAGGTCGTGCTCATGGGCAAGGGTGCGCACTGA
- the prsR gene encoding PEP-CTERM-box response regulator transcription factor, protein MTGERKTLLVVEDDPGLQSALKWAFEGFEVVTAEDRASAMAQLRRHEPAVVTLDLGLPPDAGGASEGLATLNEILAARPHTKVIVVTGNNDNENALKATASGAFLFCQKPVDPELLGFIVDRAWQLHELERENRSLAGAGSAPLKGIIATSPQMLSVCRTVEKVAPTDATVLLLGESGTGKELLARALHDLSPRRDGPWMAINCAAIPENLLESELFGYEKGAFTGAAKTTPGTVECADGGTLFLDEVGDLPQPLQAKLLRFLQERVITRVGGRKEIPVDVRVVCATHQNLPDRIAQGEFREDLYYRISEISIAIPGLRDREGEVVVLASHFLNQFAQDMKKGTLSFSDDALAALEQHPWPGNVRELENRVKRAVIMAEGKQVTAADLELAPAEQDPMPFNLRQVREEAESRALIRAYRHTGGNVSQAAELLGITRPTFYALIKKYNLDIQAGNG, encoded by the coding sequence GTGACTGGGGAACGGAAGACACTGCTGGTCGTGGAGGACGACCCGGGGTTGCAGAGTGCCCTGAAGTGGGCCTTCGAGGGCTTCGAGGTGGTCACCGCCGAGGATCGGGCGAGCGCCATGGCCCAATTGCGCCGTCACGAGCCCGCAGTTGTCACCCTGGATCTCGGCCTGCCGCCCGATGCGGGCGGGGCCAGCGAGGGCCTGGCCACGCTGAACGAGATCCTGGCCGCGCGGCCGCACACCAAGGTCATTGTCGTCACCGGCAACAACGACAACGAGAATGCCCTCAAGGCCACCGCCTCCGGCGCCTTCCTGTTCTGCCAGAAGCCGGTCGACCCCGAACTGCTCGGCTTCATCGTCGATCGTGCCTGGCAGCTGCACGAGCTGGAACGGGAGAACCGCAGCCTGGCCGGTGCCGGGAGCGCGCCGCTCAAGGGCATCATCGCCACCAGTCCACAGATGCTCAGTGTCTGCCGCACGGTGGAGAAGGTGGCACCGACCGACGCGACCGTGCTGCTGCTTGGCGAGAGCGGCACCGGCAAGGAACTGCTGGCCCGCGCCCTGCACGATCTCAGCCCGCGCCGGGACGGACCCTGGATGGCCATCAACTGTGCCGCCATTCCCGAAAATCTGCTCGAAAGCGAGCTGTTCGGCTATGAAAAGGGGGCCTTTACCGGTGCTGCCAAGACCACGCCCGGTACTGTCGAGTGTGCCGACGGCGGCACCTTGTTCCTGGACGAGGTCGGTGATCTGCCGCAGCCGCTGCAGGCCAAGCTGCTGCGCTTCCTGCAGGAGCGAGTCATCACCCGCGTGGGTGGTCGCAAGGAGATTCCTGTCGATGTGCGGGTGGTCTGCGCCACGCACCAGAACCTCCCCGACCGTATCGCCCAGGGCGAATTCCGCGAAGACCTCTATTACCGCATCAGCGAGATCAGTATCGCCATTCCCGGCCTGCGCGACCGCGAAGGTGAAGTCGTGGTGCTCGCCAGCCATTTTCTCAACCAGTTCGCCCAGGATATGAAAAAGGGCACACTGAGTTTCAGCGACGATGCGCTGGCTGCGCTCGAACAGCATCCCTGGCCCGGTAACGTGCGTGAGCTCGAGAATCGCGTGAAGCGGGCCGTGATCATGGCCGAGGGCAAGCAGGTGACCGCGGCGGACCTGGAACTTGCACCGGCCGAGCAGGATCCCATGCCCTTCAATCTGCGGCAGGTGCGGGAGGAGGCCGAGTCACGGGCCCTGATCCGGGCCTACCGCCACACCGGCGGCAATGTATCCCAGGCAGCCGAGTTGCTGGGCATCACGCGGCCGACGTTCTACGCGCTGATCAAGAAGTACAACCTGGATATCCAGGCAGGCAACGGCTGA
- a CDS encoding NAD-dependent epimerase, translated as MKILITGAAGFIGSALALRLLERGDEVVGIDNLNDYYDVSLKQARLARTAEHPRFTDLRIDLEDRAAVAEAFASHRPDRVVNLAAQAGVRYSLENPHAYVDTNVVGFVNVLEGCRHNGVEHLVYASSSSVYGANTRMPFSVHDNVDHPVSLYAATKKANELMAHTYSHLYRLPVTGLRFFTVYGPWGRPDMALFKFTRNILEGKPIDVFNYGRHRRDFTYIDDIVEGVIRTLDRIPEPNPEWNGDAPDPGSSNAPYRLYNIGNNQPVELMHYIEVLEDCLGRKAEKNLLPLQPGDVPDTYANVEDLVRDVGYKPATPVEEGVRNFVDWYRDFYKV; from the coding sequence ATGAAGATACTCATCACGGGCGCTGCCGGCTTCATCGGCTCGGCGCTGGCGCTGCGGTTGCTGGAGCGCGGCGACGAGGTCGTTGGTATCGACAACCTGAACGACTACTACGATGTCAGCCTGAAGCAGGCGCGGCTGGCCCGCACTGCCGAGCACCCGCGCTTCACCGATCTGCGTATCGATCTCGAGGACCGCGCCGCAGTGGCCGAGGCCTTCGCCAGCCACCGGCCCGACCGGGTAGTCAATCTGGCGGCGCAGGCCGGTGTGCGCTACTCGCTGGAGAATCCCCACGCCTACGTCGACACCAACGTGGTCGGCTTCGTCAACGTACTGGAGGGCTGTCGACACAATGGTGTGGAGCACCTGGTCTATGCCTCCAGCAGCTCGGTCTACGGCGCCAACACCCGGATGCCGTTCTCGGTGCACGACAATGTCGATCACCCTGTCAGTCTGTACGCGGCGACCAAGAAGGCCAACGAGCTGATGGCACACACCTACAGCCATCTCTACCGGCTGCCGGTGACCGGACTGCGCTTCTTCACCGTCTATGGTCCCTGGGGCCGGCCGGACATGGCGCTGTTCAAGTTCACCCGCAACATTCTCGAGGGCAAGCCCATCGACGTGTTCAACTACGGCAGGCATCGCCGTGACTTCACCTACATCGACGACATCGTCGAAGGCGTGATCCGGACGCTGGACCGCATCCCCGAACCCAACCCCGAATGGAACGGCGATGCCCCGGATCCGGGCAGCAGCAATGCACCCTACCGGCTCTACAACATCGGCAACAACCAGCCGGTGGAGCTGATGCACTACATCGAGGTGCTGGAGGACTGCCTGGGCCGCAAGGCGGAGAAGAACCTGTTGCCGCTGCAGCCCGGAGACGTGCCGGATACCTATGCCAACGTCGAGGATCTGGTGCGCGACGTCGGCTACAAGCCGGCCACCCCGGTGGAGGAGGGGGTGCGCAACTTCGTCGACTGGTATCGGGACTTCTACAAGGTCTGA
- a CDS encoding cyclic nucleotide-binding domain-containing protein: MATAAERLRDDLSALLHDPEFVEGRDWRERRLVAGETLFSEGSPGDSLYLLEEGAVRVTGGVELDRGRRIQPGVCDLGSGAVFGEVVLFDEGPRSATVMAVRDSRLIEIDGAALLRFLDMHPERGYRILRGLIAVMVGRLRATNRKLLSLLAWGLKAHDIDSQL, from the coding sequence ATGGCAACGGCGGCAGAGCGGCTGAGGGATGATCTGTCGGCCCTGCTGCATGATCCGGAATTCGTCGAGGGCCGCGACTGGCGCGAGCGTCGTCTGGTGGCGGGGGAGACCCTGTTCTCGGAAGGCAGTCCCGGGGACAGCCTCTACCTGCTGGAGGAAGGCGCGGTGCGGGTGACGGGCGGCGTGGAACTGGACCGGGGCAGGCGCATCCAGCCAGGGGTGTGCGACCTCGGGTCCGGCGCCGTTTTCGGTGAGGTCGTGCTGTTCGACGAGGGGCCGCGATCGGCCACGGTGATGGCGGTCCGCGACAGTCGGTTGATCGAGATCGACGGGGCGGCGCTGCTACGGTTTCTTGACATGCACCCCGAGCGTGGCTACCGCATTCTGCGAGGTCTGATTGCGGTCATGGTGGGGCGACTGCGGGCCACCAACCGCAAACTGCTCAGTCTGCTGGCCTGGGGTCTGAAGGCGCATGACATCGACAGCCAGTTGTAG
- the tviB gene encoding Vi polysaccharide biosynthesis UDP-N-acetylglucosamine C-6 dehydrogenase TviB, producing MLKTEDARIAVIGLGYVGLPLAVAFGRYYPTVGFDVNSRRIAELKAGQDETLEVSEEELKAATQLSYTDQAAEAADCNVYIATVPTPIDQARRPDLRPLESASRTIGRLISPGDVAIFESTVYPGATEEVCVPIIERESGLRFNEDFFVGYSPERINPGDKEHRVENILKVTSGSTPEAAEFVDALYRSIITAGTHKAGSIRVAEAAKVIENTQRDVNIALVNELALIFERLGIDTEAVLKAAGTKWNFLPFRPGLVGGHCIGVDPYYLTHKAQEIGYHPEVILAGRRINDGMGAHVAGRVVKLMTQRRVHVVNANILVLGLTFKENCPDLRNTRVIDVIREFEDYHARVDVFDPWVDPDEAEAEYGIRPIDEPAPGTYDAIILAVAHRQFSDMGVEQVRALGRPHAVLFDVKYLFPADQVDGRL from the coding sequence ATGCTGAAAACGGAAGATGCCCGCATCGCAGTGATCGGGCTGGGTTATGTGGGATTGCCGCTGGCAGTGGCGTTCGGCCGGTACTATCCGACGGTCGGCTTCGACGTCAACAGCAGACGCATTGCCGAGCTGAAGGCGGGCCAGGACGAGACGTTGGAGGTGTCGGAAGAGGAGCTCAAGGCGGCCACGCAGCTCAGCTATACGGACCAGGCTGCGGAAGCTGCGGACTGCAATGTGTACATCGCCACCGTGCCCACGCCCATCGACCAGGCGCGCCGCCCGGACCTGCGCCCGCTGGAATCGGCCAGCCGCACCATCGGCCGGCTGATCTCGCCCGGTGATGTCGCCATTTTCGAGTCGACTGTCTATCCGGGCGCAACCGAGGAGGTGTGCGTGCCCATCATCGAGCGCGAATCGGGCCTCCGCTTCAACGAGGACTTCTTCGTCGGTTACAGCCCCGAGCGCATCAACCCCGGCGACAAGGAACACAGGGTAGAGAATATCCTCAAGGTGACCTCCGGTTCCACGCCCGAGGCAGCCGAGTTCGTCGATGCGCTTTATCGCAGCATCATCACCGCGGGTACCCACAAGGCCGGCAGTATCCGGGTCGCCGAGGCGGCCAAGGTCATCGAGAACACCCAGCGTGACGTCAACATCGCCCTGGTCAACGAGCTGGCGCTGATCTTCGAGCGCCTCGGCATCGATACCGAGGCGGTGCTCAAGGCCGCCGGCACCAAGTGGAACTTCCTGCCCTTCCGGCCAGGCCTGGTGGGCGGGCACTGCATCGGTGTCGATCCCTATTACCTGACCCACAAGGCCCAGGAGATCGGCTACCATCCGGAGGTGATTCTCGCCGGACGACGCATCAACGACGGCATGGGCGCGCATGTGGCGGGGCGGGTGGTCAAGCTGATGACCCAGCGCCGGGTGCACGTCGTCAATGCCAACATCCTGGTGCTCGGTCTCACCTTCAAGGAAAACTGTCCGGATCTGCGCAACACCCGGGTGATCGACGTGATCCGGGAATTCGAGGACTATCATGCCCGGGTCGATGTGTTCGATCCCTGGGTGGATCCCGACGAGGCCGAGGCCGAATACGGCATTCGCCCGATCGACGAGCCGGCGCCCGGTACCTATGACGCCATCATTCTTGCCGTCGCCCACCGCCAGTTCAGCGACATGGGCGTCGAGCAGGTGCGGGCGCTGGGCCGGCCGCATGCCGTGCTGTTCGACGTGAAATACCTGTTCCCGGCCGATCAGGTCGATGGCCGCCTCTGA
- the prsK gene encoding XrtA/PEP-CTERM system histidine kinase PrsK, whose product MAGNATQPDVISLGYLLCAVAFLVLSLLLATSWKGRMRGGLMLTATGMSTLWAGALAALAFRPALQPLAALAEAGRYAAWGAFLLALLRTQAAARERLALSSPRVVGAFVLCALLGVIPLLPESWLAKVPRQGFFAGYLLLSIGGLWLVEMLFRNTRPDQRWGIKFLCFGLGALFAYDFFLYSHAVLFGFLETDLWAARGLVNALVVPLLAVTAARNPDWSLDIFVSRRMVVHTATLVVTGLYLIGMAAAGYYIRNFGGAWGAVLQVTFLFAALLGLLVLLFSGHARARIRVFLNKHFFNYRYDYREEWLRFTRTLGTCRSEPDARECLVRALATLVDSAGGVLFARQGGSDYRPVAHWNLPEPVRAEVSGDAPLVRFLSERGWVIDRDEWQANPELYEGLDLPDWFAEGAQAWLLVPLFDADDLLGFVVLARPLAPVKVNWEVHDLLKTAAGQAATYLGQLEALEALSEARQFEGFHRLSAFILHDLKNIIAQQSLITRSAARHRDNPAFVDDALGVMEHSVNKMQRLLDLLKGGMVNRRPVQFDLARVIEEVVGEAAGSVPVPRFDNRAGEAPLVADLDRVRAAIRNLVQNAQQATDAGGRVDVRLWREHGKLVVEVADTGCGMDAAFIRERLFRPFDTTKGDTGMGIGAYETREWARSMGGDLAVDSTPGEGSRFRLWVPDPALEGETEAGMETG is encoded by the coding sequence TTGGCCGGAAACGCCACCCAACCGGATGTGATCAGCCTGGGCTACCTGCTCTGCGCAGTGGCATTCCTTGTCCTGAGCCTGCTGCTGGCAACCAGCTGGAAGGGACGGATGCGCGGCGGGCTGATGCTCACGGCCACCGGGATGAGCACGCTCTGGGCAGGGGCGTTGGCGGCACTGGCCTTCCGGCCCGCTCTGCAACCACTGGCCGCGCTCGCCGAGGCCGGCCGCTACGCGGCCTGGGGGGCCTTCCTGCTCGCGCTGCTGCGAACCCAGGCGGCAGCCCGCGAGCGGCTGGCGCTGTCGAGCCCCAGGGTTGTCGGTGCCTTTGTCCTGTGCGCGCTGCTGGGGGTGATTCCGCTGTTGCCCGAGAGCTGGCTGGCGAAGGTGCCCCGCCAGGGCTTTTTCGCCGGTTACCTGCTGTTGTCCATAGGCGGCCTGTGGCTGGTGGAAATGCTGTTTCGCAATACCCGTCCCGATCAGCGCTGGGGCATCAAGTTCCTGTGCTTCGGTCTGGGTGCACTGTTTGCATACGACTTTTTTCTCTATTCCCATGCCGTGCTGTTCGGTTTCCTCGAGACCGACCTGTGGGCGGCACGCGGACTGGTCAACGCCCTGGTGGTGCCGCTGCTCGCGGTGACCGCGGCCCGCAATCCGGACTGGTCACTGGACATCTTCGTGTCCCGCCGCATGGTGGTGCATACGGCAACGCTGGTGGTCACCGGCCTGTACCTGATCGGCATGGCCGCGGCCGGCTACTACATCCGCAATTTCGGCGGTGCCTGGGGCGCCGTGCTGCAGGTCACCTTCCTGTTCGCGGCCCTGCTGGGCCTGCTGGTGCTGCTGTTCTCCGGTCACGCCCGTGCCCGCATCCGGGTATTCCTCAACAAGCATTTCTTCAACTACCGCTACGACTACCGCGAGGAATGGCTGCGCTTCACCCGCACGCTGGGTACCTGTCGCAGCGAGCCGGACGCACGGGAATGCCTGGTCCGCGCGCTGGCCACGCTGGTGGACAGCGCCGGCGGCGTGCTCTTTGCCCGCCAGGGCGGCTCCGACTACCGGCCGGTGGCGCACTGGAACCTTCCGGAGCCGGTCCGGGCCGAGGTGAGTGGCGATGCGCCACTGGTGCGGTTCCTGAGCGAGCGTGGCTGGGTCATCGACCGCGATGAGTGGCAGGCCAACCCCGAACTCTACGAGGGCCTCGATCTGCCGGACTGGTTTGCCGAGGGTGCGCAGGCCTGGCTGCTGGTGCCTCTGTTCGATGCCGATGACCTGCTCGGTTTCGTGGTGCTGGCGCGCCCGCTGGCCCCGGTGAAAGTGAACTGGGAGGTGCACGATCTGCTCAAGACGGCGGCTGGACAGGCAGCCACCTATCTGGGCCAGCTCGAGGCACTGGAGGCCCTCTCCGAAGCACGGCAGTTCGAGGGCTTCCACCGTCTATCCGCCTTCATCCTGCACGATCTCAAGAACATCATCGCGCAGCAGTCCCTGATCACCCGCAGCGCGGCCCGCCACCGCGACAATCCGGCCTTTGTCGACGATGCCCTGGGGGTGATGGAACATTCGGTCAACAAGATGCAACGTCTGCTCGATCTGCTCAAGGGCGGCATGGTCAACCGACGTCCGGTCCAGTTCGACCTGGCCCGAGTGATCGAGGAGGTGGTCGGTGAAGCCGCTGGCTCGGTACCCGTGCCCCGCTTCGACAACCGGGCGGGCGAGGCACCCCTGGTGGCTGATCTCGACCGGGTGCGGGCCGCCATCCGCAACCTGGTGCAGAATGCGCAACAGGCCACCGATGCCGGCGGGCGGGTCGATGTCCGCCTGTGGCGCGAGCATGGTAAGCTGGTAGTCGAGGTTGCCGATACCGGCTGCGGCATGGATGCGGCCTTCATTCGCGAACGCCTGTTCCGGCCCTTCGATACCACCAAGGGCGATACCGGGATGGGTATTGGTGCCTACGAGACCCGGGAATGGGCACGATCCATGGGGGGCGATCTGGCCGTGGACAGCACGCCGGGCGAAGGGTCCCGCTTCCGGCTGTGGGTGCCGGACCCGGCGCTGGAAGGCGAAACGGAAGCGGGCATGGAGACGGGGTAG
- the prsT gene encoding XrtA/PEP-CTERM system TPR-repeat protein PrsT, producing the protein MAHAVSETRWGAILALCGVLFLGGCGTELSSVEYLDQARDHLEAGDARAAVIALKNALSRDPDLAEARWMLGRIYLQHDDPVAAEKELRQAAALGVAGDDFLDDLVSALLGQKKTDGALQVLQAAGATDGCIGPALLGRVRLARDEIDDAVKSFETALQQDARCGQAFLGLARVALLRGNLEEARRYLGAAREILGDAFDLRLLEGEIALAEKNPDAAMSAYRAAISAMPNNPRPRVALAWVMVHQQQFDEALEELHAIPAQQRKRYPAAQFLEGTIQFRKEAFAKARERLMAAERAMPNYPPLMLMLGSTFAALGENEQAIGYLRKYLDRMPTDKAALRLLLKLQVAAGRPDKAMALLQDRAESGEMTADELQALAELAFMAGRYDVTTGYLRALQAAGSQPHQAELSGMMGRAFLYQGQTESAIAAFRNMMELGDDKTKPGLQLLAIYLRERDHERALALVGELETLAPDDPAVVNARGVVLVALDERAAARKAFERALVLDDAYHPARLNLARLDLLEGNRKSARERYMEVLERDPAHVGARLWLARLAAATGDAASEGRWLEEAHGRAPDNPLVLQLLLDHKLASGDLDRVRTLLADGREQFGDAAFLDLAEMRLMVAEGRTESAVQLGEKSIKTHPAALDIRRLLGHLHLRLGDAKRAESQFAVLLKAYPGDSRVRAVMGGLALARGDRASAREHLEALDAQGARELAALLRADLARSEGDAAAELEAYRAAWAERPRQKTLLRMMAAARSAGAPFPVDAVEQWLSSHPDDRLVQHRMARHLEQSGQLDRAAQVYRSLLELDSGDVVALNNLALIELEQGRPETARELARRAVGLSPGQVILKDTLGWIEARSGRPEAALPLLDEVLAAYPDNPEVLLHKAWVLDRLGREKEAGRSLHRAVAALPEGRVPPDFSELYEKYK; encoded by the coding sequence ATGGCCCATGCAGTGAGCGAGACGAGATGGGGGGCGATTCTGGCCCTTTGCGGGGTGCTGTTCCTGGGGGGGTGTGGTACGGAGCTCTCCAGCGTCGAGTATCTCGATCAGGCGCGCGATCATCTGGAGGCGGGGGACGCCCGTGCCGCTGTCATTGCACTCAAGAATGCCCTGTCCAGGGACCCCGATCTGGCAGAAGCCCGGTGGATGCTGGGGAGGATCTATCTCCAGCATGACGATCCGGTGGCGGCGGAAAAGGAATTGCGGCAGGCGGCAGCGCTGGGCGTGGCCGGCGATGATTTTCTCGATGACCTGGTTTCAGCGCTGCTGGGGCAGAAGAAAACGGACGGGGCCTTGCAAGTGCTTCAGGCGGCGGGGGCGACTGATGGCTGTATCGGGCCGGCACTGCTGGGACGAGTCCGACTGGCGCGGGATGAGATTGACGACGCCGTGAAGTCTTTCGAGACGGCGTTGCAACAGGATGCGCGTTGTGGCCAGGCATTTCTCGGTCTGGCGCGCGTCGCGTTGTTGCGCGGCAACCTGGAGGAAGCACGGCGGTATCTTGGCGCTGCGCGCGAAATCCTGGGTGACGCTTTTGATCTGCGTTTGCTGGAAGGGGAGATTGCTCTGGCGGAGAAGAACCCGGACGCGGCCATGTCGGCCTATCGTGCGGCAATTTCCGCCATGCCGAACAACCCGCGGCCCCGGGTCGCGCTCGCCTGGGTGATGGTGCACCAGCAGCAGTTTGACGAAGCGCTGGAAGAACTGCATGCGATTCCTGCCCAGCAGCGGAAACGCTATCCCGCCGCACAGTTTCTGGAAGGGACCATTCAGTTTCGCAAGGAGGCTTTTGCCAAGGCGAGGGAGCGGCTGATGGCGGCAGAGCGCGCCATGCCCAACTATCCGCCATTGATGCTCATGCTGGGCAGCACCTTTGCGGCACTTGGCGAGAACGAACAGGCCATCGGCTATCTGCGCAAATACCTGGACCGCATGCCGACCGACAAGGCTGCCTTGCGGTTGCTGCTGAAGCTTCAGGTGGCGGCCGGCCGCCCCGACAAGGCCATGGCATTGCTGCAAGACAGGGCCGAATCGGGAGAGATGACGGCCGACGAGCTTCAGGCACTGGCCGAACTTGCCTTCATGGCCGGTCGTTACGATGTGACTACCGGTTATCTGCGGGCCTTGCAGGCGGCCGGCTCCCAGCCGCACCAGGCAGAACTGTCGGGCATGATGGGGCGCGCCTTTCTCTACCAGGGGCAGACCGAAAGCGCCATCGCCGCCTTTCGTAACATGATGGAGCTCGGTGATGACAAGACGAAACCCGGGCTCCAGTTGCTGGCGATATATCTTCGGGAGAGAGACCATGAACGCGCCCTGGCGCTGGTTGGCGAACTTGAAACGCTGGCGCCGGATGATCCTGCGGTGGTGAACGCGCGCGGCGTGGTGCTGGTGGCGTTGGACGAACGGGCAGCGGCGCGCAAGGCGTTCGAGCGGGCGCTGGTGCTGGACGATGCCTATCACCCGGCACGCCTGAATCTTGCACGGCTGGATCTGCTCGAGGGCAACCGGAAGTCCGCCCGCGAGCGTTACATGGAAGTGCTGGAGCGTGATCCCGCCCATGTTGGCGCGCGTCTGTGGTTGGCGCGTCTCGCGGCGGCCACGGGAGATGCGGCGTCGGAAGGCCGCTGGCTCGAGGAGGCCCACGGCCGTGCACCTGACAATCCGCTCGTGCTTCAACTGCTTCTGGATCACAAACTGGCTTCCGGGGATCTCGATCGCGTTCGAACGCTGCTGGCGGACGGCCGCGAGCAGTTTGGTGATGCCGCGTTTCTCGATCTGGCGGAGATGCGGCTCATGGTCGCCGAGGGACGCACCGAGAGCGCGGTGCAACTGGGCGAGAAAAGCATCAAGACGCATCCGGCCGCCCTCGATATCCGTCGGCTGCTGGGGCATCTCCATCTGCGACTGGGTGACGCGAAAAGGGCCGAATCGCAGTTTGCGGTTCTGCTCAAGGCATATCCTGGAGACAGCCGGGTCCGGGCGGTGATGGGCGGGCTTGCGCTGGCGCGGGGTGACCGGGCGTCGGCACGTGAGCACCTGGAGGCGCTCGACGCGCAGGGTGCAAGGGAGCTGGCGGCCTTGCTCAGGGCCGATTTGGCACGCTCGGAGGGGGATGCGGCAGCGGAACTCGAGGCCTATCGCGCTGCCTGGGCGGAGCGTCCCCGTCAGAAGACGCTGCTGAGGATGATGGCAGCGGCGCGGTCGGCGGGCGCGCCCTTCCCGGTGGACGCGGTCGAGCAGTGGCTCTCGTCCCACCCCGACGATCGCCTGGTGCAACATCGGATGGCGCGGCACCTGGAGCAATCCGGGCAACTTGACAGGGCTGCCCAGGTGTACCGTTCGCTCCTCGAGCTGGACTCGGGCGACGTGGTGGCGCTGAACAACCTGGCGCTGATCGAGCTTGAGCAGGGGCGGCCGGAGACCGCACGTGAGCTGGCGCGCAGAGCGGTGGGGCTCTCGCCGGGACAGGTCATTCTCAAGGATACCCTCGGCTGGATAGAGGCCCGCTCGGGACGGCCCGAGGCCGCACTCCCGTTGCTGGACGAGGTGCTGGCCGCCTATCCCGACAACCCGGAGGTACTGCTTCACAAGGCGTGGGTGCTCGATCGTTTGGGCAGGGAGAAAGAGGCGGGGCGTTCGCTGCACCGGGCAGTGGCGGCGCTTCCCGAGGGCCGCGTGCCGCCGGACTTCTCTGAACTATATGAAAAATATAAATAA